A window from Planococcus maritimus encodes these proteins:
- a CDS encoding Lmo0850 family protein gives MIKNGEIRNIVSNLAKLGVQATITKSRVELSKTLALPQPSQASSHSS, from the coding sequence ATGATTAAAAATGGAGAGATCCGCAACATTGTATCGAATCTGGCAAAACTTGGCGTCCAAGCGACGATTACGAAATCACGTGTGGAGCTAAGTAAAACCTTGGCCTTGCCGCAGCCGTCCCAAGCATCATCCCATTCTTCATAA
- a CDS encoding FtsW/RodA/SpoVE family cell cycle protein produces the protein MQTNKSFSDRFDWSLTFILFLFFIVSLVAISSAQTSGQYLTNFVPRQALFYIVSAGMIAVLMYFDTDQYKKMAYYLYGAGLVLLLALMIAPDGQGQIAQPINGAKAWFHTPFVNIQPAEFMKTFYILALAKMISAHHEHHLLRTLKTDLLLLGKIGFMLGLPLGFILLQPDLGTALVFIAITLAIVVVSGISWKIILPSFGGVALIGATLLWMTLNMQDLLGKIGLKPYMFERIYTWLDPYSYAESGGYNLIAALNAIGSGEVFGKGYQGRQVYVPENHTDFIFTVISEDFGFIGASAVIILFFMLIYHLTKITLQFKDTFSTYVCAGIIAMITFHVFQNIGMTIQLLPITGIPLPFISYGGSSLIGNMLALGVVFSMRFHHKNYMFDRSRQN, from the coding sequence ATGCAAACTAACAAGAGCTTTTCCGATCGCTTTGATTGGTCGCTCACTTTTATATTATTTCTGTTTTTCATCGTCAGTTTGGTCGCGATTTCTTCTGCCCAGACTTCGGGGCAGTATTTAACCAATTTTGTTCCGCGCCAGGCGCTGTTTTACATTGTGTCAGCCGGGATGATTGCTGTGTTGATGTACTTTGATACCGATCAGTACAAAAAAATGGCCTATTACCTTTATGGTGCAGGCTTAGTGCTATTGCTTGCCTTGATGATCGCACCGGATGGACAGGGTCAGATCGCACAGCCGATCAACGGGGCCAAAGCTTGGTTCCACACGCCATTCGTTAACATCCAGCCAGCCGAGTTCATGAAAACCTTCTATATTTTAGCACTGGCGAAAATGATTTCTGCGCATCATGAGCATCATTTGCTAAGGACCCTCAAAACCGATTTATTGTTGCTTGGGAAGATCGGCTTCATGCTCGGCTTGCCACTCGGCTTTATCCTGCTGCAACCGGACCTTGGAACGGCTCTCGTATTCATCGCCATCACATTGGCTATCGTCGTCGTCTCGGGAATTTCATGGAAAATCATTTTGCCAAGCTTTGGCGGCGTCGCGCTCATTGGAGCTACGTTATTATGGATGACGCTCAATATGCAGGACTTGCTTGGGAAGATCGGCTTGAAGCCGTATATGTTTGAGCGGATCTACACTTGGCTCGACCCCTACTCCTATGCAGAGTCGGGCGGCTATAACCTAATTGCCGCCTTGAACGCGATCGGCTCTGGGGAAGTGTTCGGAAAAGGCTATCAAGGTCGCCAAGTCTATGTGCCGGAGAACCATACCGATTTCATCTTCACGGTCATTTCGGAAGACTTCGGTTTTATCGGGGCCAGCGCCGTCATTATATTGTTCTTTATGCTCATTTATCACTTGACGAAGATCACTTTGCAATTCAAAGATACCTTCAGCACCTATGTTTGCGCAGGCATCATTGCGATGATTACGTTCCACGTCTTCCAAAATATCGGCATGACGATTCAATTGCTGCCGATTACCGGAATTCCGCTGCCTTTCATCAGCTACGGAGGCAGCTCCTTGATCGGCAATATGCTCGCGCTCGGCGTCGTCTTCAGCATGCGGTTCCATCACAAAAACTATATGTTTGACCGTTCACGTCAAAATTAA
- a CDS encoding D-alanine--D-alanine ligase, with protein MKKRIGLLYGGKSAEHEVSLTTASAFSKALDFNKYEVYPVYITQEGEWRKGTPLTGAVSSIEELQLPGNGERPNDISGFLPTDEEPALDVIIPLLHGPNGEDGTVQGLLEVMNLPYVGNGVLASSAGMDKVVMKQLFDQAGLNQTPYVYFLRRDWKNSQDLWLDKVEQELTWPVFVKPANLGSSVGISKAESRAELIVAVDEALKFDRKIVIEQGVVGREIEVGVLGNDAPECSVAGEIKPLKAFYDYQAKYKDGNTAMIIPAELPEAVYAELVDSAKKAFKILDCTGLVRADFFVTESHDIIINEVNTLPGFTPYSMFPLLWQHTGLEYSDLIEKLIELAIERYEDKQLLQFKMD; from the coding sequence ATGAAAAAACGAATTGGGCTTTTATACGGCGGCAAATCCGCTGAACATGAAGTGTCGTTGACAACAGCCAGCGCCTTCTCCAAAGCGCTTGATTTTAATAAATACGAAGTTTATCCAGTCTATATCACGCAAGAAGGCGAATGGCGGAAAGGCACACCTTTAACTGGAGCGGTTTCTTCTATAGAAGAACTGCAATTGCCGGGGAACGGCGAACGCCCGAATGATATTTCCGGTTTTCTTCCGACTGATGAGGAACCCGCACTAGATGTCATCATTCCTTTGCTTCATGGACCAAACGGGGAAGACGGAACCGTACAAGGTTTGCTTGAAGTGATGAACTTGCCATACGTTGGCAATGGCGTTTTGGCCTCATCTGCGGGCATGGATAAAGTCGTGATGAAACAATTATTCGACCAGGCGGGCTTGAACCAAACCCCTTATGTCTATTTCCTGCGCCGTGACTGGAAAAACAGCCAGGACCTTTGGCTAGACAAAGTCGAGCAAGAGCTTACATGGCCGGTATTCGTTAAACCGGCAAACCTGGGTTCTAGTGTCGGCATCAGCAAAGCTGAATCACGCGCCGAACTAATTGTTGCTGTGGACGAAGCGCTCAAATTCGACCGCAAAATCGTCATCGAACAAGGCGTTGTCGGACGTGAAATCGAAGTCGGCGTCCTCGGCAATGACGCACCGGAATGTTCCGTAGCAGGCGAGATCAAGCCTTTAAAAGCTTTCTACGATTACCAGGCAAAATACAAAGACGGCAACACCGCGATGATCATCCCGGCGGAACTGCCGGAAGCAGTATACGCAGAACTCGTCGATTCAGCGAAAAAGGCCTTCAAGATTCTCGATTGTACAGGACTTGTGCGCGCAGACTTTTTTGTAACGGAGAGTCACGACATCATCATCAACGAAGTCAATACGCTACCGGGCTTTACGCCGTACAGCATGTTCCCGCTATTATGGCAGCATACCGGCCTTGAGTATTCCGATCTGATCGAGAAACTGATTGAGCTCGCTATTGAACGATACGAAGACAAACAATTATTACAATTTAAAATGGATTGA